GCGCGGTCTCGACCTCCTCGATCCGCAAAACCTCGGGTTCGCCCTTCTCATGAAAACGAACGATACGCGGCATGGCTAGCTCCTCATCGATGATTGATGAGGGGGATATGGATTACTCGTGCATGGGCAATAAGTCGGCGTATGATCTCCACACCTGAAACAATCAGTGTGCAATCATGGATCGCCTGACCAGCATGGAGGTTTTCGTCAGGACGGTGGAGGCAGGCTCGCTCACCGCCGCCGGCATCAGCCTCGGCCTGTCCTCGCAAATGGTCGGCAAGCATCTGCGATTCCTCGAAGAGCGCACCGGCGCACGCCTGCTGCACCGGACGACACGGCGCCAGAGCCTGACCGAGATCGGCTCAGCCTATTACGAGCGCTGCAAGCTCGTCCTGGCCGAAGCGGAGGCGGCCGACGCGATCGCGCAGAACCTGCGCGCCACCCCACGCGGCAAGCTCCGGATCAACGCCCCGCTCAGCTTCGGCGCCCACAGTCTGACGCCGGCGCTGACCCGCTACATGCAGCGCTTTCCCGAGGTCAGCGTCGAACTGACGCTCAGCGACCGTGTCGTCGACCTTACCGAGGAAGGCTATGACGCGGTGATCCGCATCTCGCCTTTGAAGGATTCAGGCCTGATCGCCCGCGCGCTGAAGCCCTACCAGCTGATCGCTTGCGCCTCCCCGGCCTATCTCGCGCAGCGCGGCACGCCGAAGGTGCCGGCGGATCTCGCCAGCCATGAATGCCTCGGCTTTGCCTATTGGGCCGCCCCGCCTCTGTTCGACTGGGAGTTCACCGGTCCCTCCGGCATCGAGCGCGTCAGCGTGCGCAGCCAGTTCCTGGTCAATAACGGCCAGGCGCTGCGCCAGGCGGCGCTCTCAGGCTTCGGCATCACTCTCCAAGCGGAGGATATGCTGCGCGAGGACCTCGCTAGCGGCCGCTTGGTCCAGGTGCTGCCGAACTACGGGGCTCCGACGCGCCCGATACACATCGTCTTCATGCCGGACCGCCGCCCGACTCCGAAGCTGCGCAGCTTCGTCGACTTCGTCGTCGCCGAGTTCGGGTGACCCCGGCGGCTAGGACCGGCTCGCAGAATCGCTCGGCGCGATGGACGTGTCCGAGAACCGGTCGAGAACAAAAGCGACCGCCGCCGTCGCAGCGATTGCGAAGGCCAGCCGTCCGAACAGCACGGTGGTCAGGTCGGCGCCCAGGGCGACCACGACCAGCGTATCCTCGATCAGGCTGTGGGCGAAGCCCATGAAGACGCTGGCGAGGAAGACCTGCCGTGGTTCGATCGGCTGCCGGCGCACCTCCGCCAGCATCAGCCCGCTGCCATAGGAAATGCCCAGCAACAGGCCGACGGTGGTGAAGGGCAGCGCCTCCTCGCGCAGGCCGACCAGCCGGAACAACGGGGCGAGAGCCTTGTAGAGCACGTCGAGAATGCCGGCCGCCCTGAGCAGTTCCATCGCCCAGGACAAGGCAAGCAGGACCCCGAGCATCACCACGAGCGTCTTGGCGGTGCCATAGGCGAAGCCGATCCAGCCGCCCTCGCCCGCCATGGGTTTCCAGACCGGGGCGATCGGCTGCGACAGCCAGCCCGTCGCGGCAAAGAGCTGATGCAGCAGCGCGGCGAAGGCCATTGCGCCGGCGATGCGCAGGATCGACGTCGTCCAGAAGCTCGGCCCGGCCCTGGCGACGATGCGCTGCTCGACCGGAATGGCATGCGCCATCAGGAGCAGGGTCGAGAACACGGTCATGTCGGCGGTGCTGAGCGCCGTCATCGGCACGAGCGTGAACAGGACGACCACAGCGCCCCACATCCCGACCAGCAATCCCGTCAGCCAGGCCAGCGCCAGCTCGGGGGCAGGCCAAACAGCCCCATCGCCGGCGCGAGCCAGGGCGCTACGGCCTTGATCACGCCGAGTTCGGTCAAAGCCTGCGTCGCCACGGCGATCGGAACCATGATCACCACCAGCTCGCGGTAGACGGTCAGCGTCTCCAGTGTCTTGCGGTAAAACTGGGTTTGCAGCGGCATCGGCAGCGGTCCTCGATTGACGCCGGAAAATTAGCGCCAACGCATGCTCAGCGGTGGTCAAAATCGTCGACTTCGTGCAATTTTATTGCACGGCAAGCGAAGGGATGGCCGCGATGGATCGCATCGACAGGAAGCTGCTCAACCTGCTCCAGGCCGA
This sequence is a window from Bosea vestrisii. Protein-coding genes within it:
- a CDS encoding LysR family transcriptional regulator, producing the protein MDRLTSMEVFVRTVEAGSLTAAGISLGLSSQMVGKHLRFLEERTGARLLHRTTRRQSLTEIGSAYYERCKLVLAEAEAADAIAQNLRATPRGKLRINAPLSFGAHSLTPALTRYMQRFPEVSVELTLSDRVVDLTEEGYDAVIRISPLKDSGLIARALKPYQLIACASPAYLAQRGTPKVPADLASHECLGFAYWAAPPLFDWEFTGPSGIERVSVRSQFLVNNGQALRQAALSGFGITLQAEDMLREDLASGRLVQVLPNYGAPTRPIHIVFMPDRRPTPKLRSFVDFVVAEFG
- a CDS encoding nucleoside recognition domain-containing protein; amino-acid sequence: MWGAVVVLFTLVPMTALSTADMTVFSTLLLMAHAIPVEQRIVARAGPSFWTTSILRIAGAMAFAALLHQLFAATGWLSQPIAPVWKPMAGEGGWIGFAYGTAKTLVVMLGVLLALSWAMELLRAAGILDVLYKALAPLFRLVGLREEALPFTTVGLLLGISYGSGLMLAEVRRQPIEPRQVFLASVFMGFAHSLIEDTLVVVALGADLTTVLFGRLAFAIAATAAVAFVLDRFSDTSIAPSDSASRS